One window of the Cryptomeria japonica chromosome 7, Sugi_1.0, whole genome shotgun sequence genome contains the following:
- the LOC131053217 gene encoding ethylene-responsive transcription factor ERF022-like, with the protein MDSGKLKKGFENRELKCKGVRRRRCGKWVSEIRDSKKKIKIWLGTYDNQHTAARAYNAASLYLKGRPDAAKCDIMAAATLAVDSLPRPFSFDSRDMKATNAFDPHTILPYAGGTNDQVDPMDDIRVQSLGQADPMEDFLVQLLGQADPMEDFRVLSPYMEYQIPPLLPTDQFEGQYRPLSPLWNF; encoded by the coding sequence ATGGATTCGGGgaagttgaagaaaggatttgagaaCAGGGAGTTGAAGTGCAAAGGAGTGCGTCGTAGGCGTTGCGGGAAATGGGTGTCCGAAATTCGAGattcaaagaagaagataaaaatatGGCTCGGGACATATGATAACCAACACACGGCCGCTCGAGCTTACAATGCCGCTTCCCTGTATTTGAAGGGCCGTCCTGACGCTGCAAAATGCGACATCATGGCCGCTGCTACGCTGGCTGTGGACTCGCTGCCCCGCCCTTTTTCATTCGATTCTCGCGACATGAAGGCTACGAACGCGTTCGACCCGCACACGATACTACCATATGCCGGAGGGACTAATGATCAAGTTGATCCCATGGATGATATTCGTGTGCAGTCATTAGGTCAAGCTGATCCCATGGAGGATTTCCTTGTGCAGTTATTAGGTCAAGCTGACCCCATGGAGGATTTTCGTGTGCTGTCGCCCTATATGGAGTACCAGATCCCACCTCTTCTCCCTACGGACCAATTTGAGGGCCAATATCGTCCTCTGTCCCCACTTTGGAACTTCTGA